A section of the Triticum dicoccoides isolate Atlit2015 ecotype Zavitan chromosome 7A, WEW_v2.0, whole genome shotgun sequence genome encodes:
- the LOC119332734 gene encoding uncharacterized protein LOC119332734, whose protein sequence is MMALDIDPLDVDVDPRILGIVDVGLDPKKTLDFAVLQILRCRFILPPGRPTKEFLKVLKSNRGVILPPLNVIRHKKKDLVETAWGWKRLLPWMRGSVLFEDYFTYLQQYYQKNIKGVYESFKLEDQNFEDPSAVARLNAAAATGCLEAEHMLSGILDDDPELNKKIVEEASRFENGASTLTVPATSIVPAACFMCITEEAKLMYVLCTTKADEFPVELRQEKLEFCTEVRRVALYFLTTYKGSYSKQVSAAILGMKMETSTAHAHLLAPEAKRAEQKLYLSEEIRHSLLKLLILIQERFPPGSHIDYDPIARVRTALKKHQSNEVSPDDIPIPKTLTNSAAPLPRNLSEPCNESESADVIAGSPNNIVLGATPSWSLSDYESDQSNTSGKTRKSIGGILDSVTLEDLGIHITSGDVVAHADTIPVHSSGESDDKNNKDKKRSKSAVKIQGMLGNADDES, encoded by the exons ATGATGGCTCTTGATATAGATCCGCTGGATGTTGACGTTGATCCGCGGATATTAGGAATAGTGGATGTTGGCCTAGATCCGAAGAAGACATTGGATTTTGCCGTACTTCAAATTCTCCGCTGCCGCTTCATCCTACCGCCTGGAAGACCTACGAAGGAGTTTCTTAAAGTCTTGAAAAGCAATCGTGGCGTGATTCTTCCTCCGCTAAATGTCATTCGCCACAAGAAAAAGG ATCTTGTGGAAACCGCATGGGGTTGGAAGAGGCTGTTGCCGTGGATGCGTGGTTCTGTTCTCTTCGAGGATTATTTTACTTACCTTCAGCAGTATTATCAGAAGAATATCAAAGGTGTTTATGAATCTTTCAAGCTGGAAGACCAGAACTTTGAAGATCCTTCTGCAGTTGCACGTCTCAACGCTGCAGCAGCCACTGGG TGTTTGGAGGCAGAGCATATGTTATCTGGCATCCTTGATGACGATCCTGAACTGAATAAAAAGATAGTGGAAGAAGCAAGTCGTTTCGAGAATGGAGCTTCTACACTCACTGTTCCAGCAACATCCATCGTTCCAGCTGCTTGCTTTATG TGTATCACGGAGGAGGCTAAGTTGATGTATGTATTGTGCACCACGAAGGCTGATGAGTTTCCAGTTGAACTGAGGCAAGAGAAACTTGAGTTTTGCACTGAGGTCCGGCGGGTTGCCTTATATTTTCTGACCACATACAAAGGGTCTTATTCAAAGCAAGTCTCTGCTGCCATATTG GGCATGAAAATGGAGACTTCTACTGCACATGCTCACTTGCTTGCTCCAGAAGCTAAGCGAGCCGAGCAAAAGCTTTACCTTTCTGAAGAAATCCGACATAGTTTGCTGAAACTTTTGATCCTTATTCAAGAACGATTTCCTCCTGGATCTCATATCGACTATGATCCGATTGCACGTGTTCGTACTGCTTTGAAGAA GCACCAATCAAATGAGGTTTCTCCTGATGATATTCCCATTCCTAAAACTCTCACCAACAGTGCTGCTCCATTGCCACG GAACCTATCTGAACCATGCAATGAATCTGAAAGTGCAGATGTGATTGCTGGCAGTCCTAACAACATTGTTTTGGGTGCCACTCCATCATG GTCTCTATCTGATTATGAATCTGACCAAAGCAACACGAGCGGCAAGACAAGGAAGAGCATTGGAGGGATCTTAG ACAGTGTAACTCTGGAGgatttgggtattcatattaccagtGGTGACGTTGTGGCTCATGCTGATACCATACCTGTTCACTCGAG TGGCGAATCTGATGACAAAAATAACAAGGACAAAAAGAGAAGCAAAAGCGCTGTAAAGATCCAGG GCATGCTAGGAAATGCAGATGATGAG AGCTGA